One region of Paucibacter aquatile genomic DNA includes:
- the adk gene encoding adenylate kinase has translation MRLILLGAPGAGKGTQAAFICQKFGIPQISTGDMLRAAVKAGTEMGLAAKKVMDAGGLVSDDIIIGLVKERITQPDCAQGFLFDGFPRTIPQADAMKAAGVKLDYVLEIDVPDSAIIERMSGRRVHVASGRTYHVKFNPPKVEGKDDATGEDLIQRDDDKEETVKKRLEVYQSQTRPLVAYYSQWAASGEAGAPQYRCIEGIGSVDDITQRALAALS, from the coding sequence ATGCGACTGATTCTTCTGGGCGCCCCCGGCGCCGGCAAAGGCACCCAAGCTGCCTTCATCTGCCAAAAATTTGGTATCCCGCAAATTTCCACCGGCGACATGCTGCGCGCCGCCGTCAAGGCCGGCACCGAGATGGGCCTGGCCGCCAAGAAGGTCATGGATGCCGGCGGCCTGGTCAGCGATGACATCATCATCGGCTTGGTCAAGGAACGCATCACCCAGCCCGATTGCGCCCAAGGTTTCCTGTTCGACGGTTTCCCCCGCACCATCCCGCAAGCCGACGCCATGAAGGCCGCCGGCGTGAAGTTGGACTATGTGCTGGAAATCGACGTGCCCGACAGCGCCATCATCGAACGCATGAGCGGCCGCCGTGTGCATGTGGCATCAGGCCGCACCTACCACGTCAAGTTCAACCCGCCCAAGGTGGAAGGCAAGGACGATGCCACCGGTGAAGACCTGATCCAGCGCGACGACGACAAGGAAGAAACCGTCAAGAAGCGCCTGGAGGTCTACCAGTCGCAAACCCGCCCCCTGGTCGCCTACTACTCGCAATGGGCCGCCAGCGGCGAGGCAGGCGCGCCGCAGTACCGCTGCATCGAAGGCATCGGCTCGGTCGACGACATCACCCAGCGTGCCCTCGCCGCCCTGAGCTGA
- a CDS encoding ExbD/TolR family protein, giving the protein MKFRQRRSEEPEINLIPFIDVLLVVLIFLMLSTTYSKFTELQIALPVANSEQLKERPQEIIIAVSADGRYVINGQAVEGRTVELLTASLTQASQGRPETMVIVSADASAAHQSVVNVMDAARRAGLSRLTFAAQTSGQ; this is encoded by the coding sequence ATGAAATTCAGACAGCGCCGCAGCGAAGAGCCGGAGATCAATCTGATCCCCTTCATCGACGTGCTGCTGGTGGTCCTCATCTTCCTGATGCTGTCCACCACCTACTCGAAGTTCACCGAGCTGCAGATCGCGCTGCCGGTGGCCAATTCCGAGCAGCTCAAGGAGCGGCCGCAGGAAATCATCATCGCCGTCTCGGCCGATGGCCGCTACGTGATCAACGGCCAGGCGGTGGAAGGCCGCACGGTGGAGCTGCTGACCGCCTCGCTGACCCAGGCCAGCCAGGGCCGGCCGGAGACCATGGTGATCGTGTCCGCCGATGCCTCGGCCGCCCACCAGTCGGTGGTGAATGTGATGGACGCGGCGCGCCGCGCTGGCTTGTCCCGCCTGACCTTCGCCGCGCAAACCAGCGGCCAGTGA
- the xseA gene encoding exodeoxyribonuclease VII large subunit, with protein MFDRSNGPPQRMVWGVQALLTAVSDSLAARFSVCVVGGEISGFMRAGSGHCYFSLKDSNGAGAVLRCAMFRRAAGLLDFSPGEGMLVELRGKVTLYEPRGELQFIVESMRRAGAGALYEQFLRLKARLEAQGYFDADRKRPLPVFPRRLGVVTSRAGAALHDVLTALARRAPHVEVVIYPCLVQGEQAPPQIVRVLELANERHEVDALLLVRGGGSLEDLWAFNDERVVQALALSALPVISGVGHETDVTLADLAADLRAPTPTAAAELAAPSREAHLERLAAISDALSRRLEQRLDGLAQRLDRAALRLARPTEVLTRQRRRLALLAQRWGQVLPRVQAAEAQRLENLSQRHRRAAPQLLRAQVLRLDALQARLSALDPQQVLARGFAWLDDGEGRALISVRQLQPGQQVHAVLADGEAQMQVLAPRPKSTKSAKPAD; from the coding sequence ATGTTTGACCGCTCCAACGGCCCGCCGCAGCGCATGGTCTGGGGTGTGCAGGCCTTGCTGACGGCCGTCAGCGACAGCCTGGCCGCGCGCTTTTCGGTCTGCGTGGTCGGCGGCGAAATCTCCGGCTTCATGCGCGCGGGCAGCGGCCACTGCTATTTCAGCCTCAAGGACTCCAACGGTGCGGGTGCGGTGCTGCGCTGTGCCATGTTCCGCCGCGCCGCGGGCCTGCTCGACTTTTCGCCGGGGGAGGGCATGTTGGTCGAGCTGCGCGGCAAGGTCACGCTCTACGAGCCGCGTGGTGAGCTGCAGTTCATCGTCGAGAGCATGCGCCGCGCCGGCGCGGGCGCGCTGTACGAGCAGTTCCTGCGGCTGAAAGCGCGGCTGGAGGCGCAGGGCTATTTCGATGCCGACCGCAAACGGCCACTGCCCGTGTTCCCGCGCCGCCTGGGCGTGGTCACTTCGCGCGCCGGGGCGGCCTTGCACGATGTGCTGACCGCGCTGGCGCGCCGCGCGCCCCATGTCGAGGTGGTGATCTATCCCTGCCTGGTGCAGGGTGAGCAGGCGCCGCCGCAGATCGTGCGGGTCCTGGAGCTGGCCAATGAGCGGCACGAGGTGGATGCCCTGCTGCTGGTGCGGGGCGGCGGCTCGCTGGAGGATTTGTGGGCCTTCAACGACGAGCGCGTGGTGCAGGCCCTGGCGCTCAGTGCCTTGCCGGTGATTAGCGGTGTCGGCCATGAAACCGATGTCACCCTGGCCGATCTGGCCGCGGACTTGCGTGCACCCACGCCGACCGCCGCGGCCGAGCTGGCCGCGCCCTCGCGCGAGGCGCATCTGGAGCGCCTGGCTGCGATCTCCGATGCCCTGAGCCGCCGCCTGGAGCAGCGCCTGGACGGCCTGGCCCAGCGCCTGGACCGCGCGGCCCTGCGCCTGGCCCGGCCGACCGAGGTGCTGACCCGCCAGCGCCGCCGCCTGGCCTTGCTGGCCCAGCGCTGGGGTCAGGTCTTGCCTCGGGTGCAGGCGGCCGAGGCGCAGCGCCTGGAAAACCTGAGCCAGCGCCACCGCCGTGCGGCGCCGCAGCTGCTGCGGGCGCAGGTGCTGCGGCTCGATGCCTTGCAGGCGCGGCTGTCGGCCCTGGACCCGCAGCAGGTGCTGGCCCGCGGCTTCGCCTGGTTGGACGATGGCGAAGGCCGGGCTCTGATCTCAGTGCGGCAGCTGCAGCCGGGCCAACAGGTCCATGCCGTGCTGGCCGACGGTGAGGCGCAGATGCAGGTGCTGGCGCCCCGGCCCAAATCCACCAAGTCTGCCAAGCCCGCCGACTGA
- the kdsB gene encoding 3-deoxy-manno-octulosonate cytidylyltransferase, with amino-acid sequence MSFTVIVPARLASTRLPNKPLADIEGLPMIVRVAQRAAQSRASRVVVASDAPEVLQACAAHGIEAVLTRADHVSGSDRLAEACELLGLDGQDLVVNVQGDEPLIEPAMIDACAELLRQRPECVMSTVAHGLDDTPEGQAEFANPNVVKVVTDKNGLALYFSRAHIPFWRDGQATGATRARPGSALRHVGLYGYLAGFLRRFPQLEVSPLEQIESLEQLRVLWHGERIAVHLSAERPGPGVDTPEDLERVRAVFRAQAAK; translated from the coding sequence ATGAGCTTCACCGTCATCGTGCCGGCTCGCCTGGCCTCCACCCGCCTGCCCAACAAGCCGCTGGCCGATATCGAGGGCCTGCCCATGATCGTGCGCGTGGCCCAGCGAGCCGCCCAGTCGCGCGCCAGCCGTGTGGTGGTGGCCAGTGACGCGCCCGAGGTGCTGCAAGCCTGTGCCGCCCATGGCATTGAGGCGGTGCTGACCCGTGCGGACCATGTCTCGGGCAGCGACCGCCTGGCCGAAGCCTGCGAGCTGCTGGGCCTGGACGGGCAGGACTTGGTCGTCAATGTGCAGGGCGACGAGCCCCTGATCGAGCCGGCCATGATCGACGCCTGCGCCGAGTTGCTGCGCCAGCGACCCGAATGCGTGATGAGCACGGTGGCCCATGGGCTGGACGACACGCCCGAAGGCCAGGCCGAGTTCGCCAACCCGAATGTGGTCAAGGTGGTGACCGACAAGAACGGCCTGGCGCTTTACTTCTCGCGCGCCCACATCCCCTTCTGGCGCGATGGTCAGGCCACAGGTGCAACGCGCGCGCGGCCCGGCTCGGCCTTGCGCCATGTCGGGCTCTACGGCTATCTGGCCGGTTTTCTGCGCCGCTTCCCGCAGCTGGAGGTCAGCCCGCTGGAACAGATCGAATCGCTGGAACAGCTGCGCGTGCTCTGGCACGGCGAGCGCATCGCGGTGCACCTGAGCGCCGAGCGCCCCGGCCCCGGCGTCGACACACCCGAAGACCTGGAGCGCGTGCGCGCCGTGTTTCGCGCCCAGGCCGCCAAGTGA
- a CDS encoding LD-carboxypeptidase yields the protein MSASPSLTLYTPAGVLAHAAPLKRAAKRLEKLGFAVSVDEDALARHQRFGGDDATRLAALHRVASAAPSVALATRGGYGLTRLLDRIDWKLLARSVEQGTRWVGYSDITALQMGLLAHAKAQSWAGPLACGDFGRSKDEGGVDDVTQDCFVEAMDGLLEAVGFRTEKGFDGLGLKGQLWGGNLCVLSSLLGTPHFPRIKGGVLFLEDVGEHPYRVERMLLQLQQAGVLDAQKAVLLGEFSAWKKSPLDRGYTLKHAIEAVRSRTKTPILTGLPFGHVDTKVCLPVGAKVELVVEGRDVMMGWQGDPKHRHADEDHAHSH from the coding sequence ATGAGCGCAAGCCCGAGTCTGACCCTCTACACCCCCGCCGGCGTGCTGGCCCATGCCGCACCACTCAAGCGCGCGGCCAAGCGCCTGGAGAAGCTGGGCTTTGCGGTCAGCGTTGACGAAGACGCCCTGGCCCGCCATCAGCGATTTGGCGGCGATGACGCCACCCGCCTGGCGGCCCTGCATCGTGTGGCCAGCGCGGCGCCCAGCGTGGCCTTGGCCACCCGCGGCGGCTACGGACTGACCCGTTTGCTCGACCGGATCGATTGGAAGCTGCTGGCGCGCAGCGTGGAGCAGGGCACGCGCTGGGTGGGTTACAGCGACATCACCGCGCTGCAGATGGGTTTGCTGGCCCATGCCAAGGCACAGAGCTGGGCCGGCCCCTTGGCCTGCGGTGATTTCGGCCGCAGCAAGGACGAGGGCGGCGTGGACGATGTGACCCAGGACTGCTTCGTCGAGGCCATGGACGGCCTGCTCGAAGCCGTGGGCTTCCGCACCGAGAAGGGCTTTGACGGCCTGGGCCTCAAGGGCCAGCTCTGGGGTGGCAATCTCTGTGTGCTGAGCTCGCTGCTGGGCACGCCGCATTTCCCGCGCATCAAGGGCGGCGTGCTCTTCTTGGAAGATGTGGGCGAGCATCCCTATCGCGTCGAGCGCATGCTGCTGCAGCTGCAGCAGGCGGGTGTGCTGGACGCGCAGAAGGCCGTGCTGCTGGGTGAATTCAGCGCCTGGAAGAAGTCGCCGCTGGACCGCGGCTACACGCTCAAGCATGCGATTGAAGCGGTGCGTTCGCGCACCAAGACGCCGATCCTCACGGGTCTGCCTTTCGGTCATGTCGACACCAAGGTCTGCCTGCCGGTTGGCGCCAAGGTGGAACTGGTGGTGGAAGGCCGCGATGTGATGATGGGTTGGCAAGGGGATCCCAAACACCGTCATGCGGATGAGGATCATGCGCATTCGCATTGA
- a CDS encoding ExbD/TolR family protein, with protein MGMNVGSSSGDDEVVSTINTTPLVDVMLVLLIIFLITIPAVVSTVKVELPKETNVVRVTKPENIDISVTKNGEIYWNTTLVPDVDALVQRLGKVAVLNPQPEVHVRGDDKSRYESVGRVVYACQRAGIMKVSFVTEPPARGG; from the coding sequence ATGGGAATGAACGTCGGATCTTCTTCCGGCGATGATGAAGTGGTCTCAACCATCAACACCACGCCCCTCGTGGACGTGATGTTGGTGCTGTTGATCATCTTCCTCATCACCATCCCGGCGGTGGTCAGCACGGTCAAGGTTGAGCTTCCTAAGGAAACCAACGTCGTCCGCGTGACCAAGCCGGAGAACATTGATATCTCGGTCACCAAGAACGGCGAGATCTACTGGAACACGACTCTGGTGCCTGATGTCGATGCCTTGGTGCAGCGTCTGGGCAAGGTGGCGGTTCTGAATCCGCAGCCTGAGGTGCATGTCCGTGGCGATGACAAGTCGCGCTACGAGTCCGTGGGCCGTGTGGTTTATGCCTGCCAGCGTGCCGGCATCATGAAAGTCAGCTTCGTCACCGAGCCGCCTGCGCGCGGTGGTTGA
- a CDS encoding 3-hydroxyacyl-CoA dehydrogenase, translating to MDIAGKVFIVTGGASGLGEGTARMLTAHGAKVVIADLQVERGEAVAAELGGAFVKADVSLEADGQAVVAKALSLGKLFGLINCAGIAPAAKTVGKDGAHALALFSKTITVNLIGSFNMIRLAAEAMSKNDPEPTGERGVLISTASVAAYDGQIGQAAYAASKGGVVGMTLPIARDLARNGIRNMTIAPGIFGTPMLFGMPQEVQDALAAGVPFPSRLGTPADYAKLVHQIITNEMLNGEVIRLDGAIRLAPK from the coding sequence ATGGACATCGCAGGCAAGGTATTCATCGTCACCGGCGGCGCTTCGGGCCTCGGTGAAGGCACGGCACGCATGCTGACGGCGCACGGCGCCAAGGTCGTGATCGCTGACCTGCAGGTCGAGCGCGGCGAGGCCGTCGCGGCCGAACTGGGCGGCGCCTTCGTCAAGGCCGACGTCAGCCTGGAAGCCGACGGCCAGGCCGTGGTCGCCAAGGCCCTGAGCCTGGGCAAGCTCTTCGGCCTGATCAACTGCGCCGGAATCGCCCCGGCCGCCAAGACCGTCGGCAAGGACGGCGCCCACGCCCTGGCCTTGTTCAGCAAGACCATCACGGTCAATCTGATCGGCAGCTTCAACATGATCCGCCTGGCCGCCGAGGCCATGAGCAAGAACGACCCTGAACCCACAGGCGAACGCGGCGTGCTGATCTCGACCGCCTCGGTCGCGGCCTACGACGGCCAGATCGGCCAAGCCGCCTACGCGGCATCCAAGGGCGGCGTGGTCGGCATGACCCTGCCCATCGCCCGCGACCTGGCCCGCAACGGCATCCGCAACATGACCATTGCTCCCGGCATCTTTGGCACGCCCATGCTCTTCGGCATGCCGCAAGAGGTCCAGGACGCACTGGCCGCCGGCGTGCCCTTCCCTTCGCGCCTGGGCACGCCCGCCGACTACGCCAAGCTGGTGCACCAGATCATCACCAATGAGATGCTGAACGGCGAAGTGATTCGCCTGGACGGTGCCATCCGTCTGGCACCGAAGTAA
- a CDS encoding MotA/TolQ/ExbB proton channel family protein → MFSIIQAAGWPIWPLLICSVIALALIIERFSSLRRSRIVPPRLLDEVLGISSQSLPTPDMVNRLAEHSLLGELLASGLRAVTLEPQLPEAKLRQVFELAGRRAIHQLERYLNTLGTIATAAPLLGLLGTVVGMIEIFGSQTPGGGNPAQMAHGISIALYNTAFGLMVAIPSLMFYRYFRGRVEEYVLELEQSSERLLSQLQRYTA, encoded by the coding sequence TTGTTTTCGATCATACAAGCCGCCGGATGGCCGATTTGGCCCCTGCTGATCTGTTCCGTTATTGCCCTGGCCCTGATCATCGAGCGCTTCTCCAGCCTGCGCCGCAGCCGCATCGTGCCGCCCCGCCTGCTCGATGAAGTGCTGGGCATCAGCAGCCAGTCCCTGCCCACACCCGATATGGTCAACCGCCTGGCCGAGCATTCCCTGCTGGGCGAGCTGTTGGCCTCGGGCCTGCGCGCCGTGACGCTGGAGCCGCAGCTGCCAGAGGCCAAGCTGCGCCAGGTCTTCGAGCTGGCCGGTCGCCGCGCCATCCACCAGCTGGAGCGCTACCTGAACACCCTGGGCACCATCGCCACGGCCGCCCCCCTGCTGGGCCTGCTGGGCACGGTGGTCGGCATGATCGAGATCTTCGGCAGCCAGACGCCTGGCGGCGGCAACCCGGCGCAGATGGCGCACGGCATCTCCATCGCCCTCTACAACACCGCCTTCGGCCTGATGGTGGCGATTCCCTCGCTGATGTTCTACCGCTACTTCCGTGGCCGCGTGGAAGAGTATGTGCTGGAGCTGGAGCAAAGCAGCGAGCGCCTGCTGAGCCAGCTGCAGCGCTATACGGCCTGA
- the lpxK gene encoding tetraacyldisaccharide 4'-kinase, with protein sequence MAAEQEPSAPPAGVPRPPAPLPRPLPQPLSPSLAQTLQAQWLTGGALSASLLPLSGLYRLLWAGRSLLYRLGLQKPETLPVPVIVVGNWIVGGAGKTPTTLALLQLLQSWGIRAGVVSRGYGREDDAVALVQHDSAARQVGDEPLLIHLRSGVPVAVGRDRVAAARSLLQAHPELQLLISDDGLQHGRLPRALSVLVFDSRGIGNGHVLPAGPLRQPFQAQLPPDHLVLYNADRPSTALPGFLAQRMLAGAVSLQDWWAGKPAQLEHLQALRGRPLAAAAGMAQPTRFFDMLEACGLTLQARHALPDHYDFAERPWGTELGDLLVTEKDAVKLRPSEASTASGPRIWVVALDFRPEAAFAQALHQRLSTLGLATAAA encoded by the coding sequence ATGGCCGCTGAGCAAGAACCGTCCGCGCCGCCCGCCGGCGTGCCGCGCCCGCCGGCGCCCCTGCCCCGGCCCCTGCCCCAGCCTTTGTCTCCGTCCTTGGCGCAGACCCTGCAAGCGCAGTGGCTCACGGGTGGCGCCCTCTCCGCCAGCCTGCTGCCCCTCTCGGGCCTCTACCGCCTGCTCTGGGCTGGCCGCAGCCTGCTCTACCGGCTGGGTCTCCAGAAACCCGAAACCCTGCCCGTGCCGGTGATCGTGGTGGGCAATTGGATTGTCGGCGGCGCCGGCAAAACGCCCACCACCCTGGCCCTGCTGCAGCTCTTGCAGAGCTGGGGCATCCGGGCCGGCGTGGTCTCTCGCGGCTATGGGCGCGAGGATGATGCGGTGGCTCTGGTGCAACATGACAGTGCCGCCCGCCAGGTCGGCGATGAGCCTTTGTTGATCCATTTGCGCAGCGGCGTGCCCGTGGCCGTGGGCCGCGACCGGGTGGCCGCCGCACGCTCGCTGCTGCAGGCCCATCCAGAACTGCAGTTGCTGATCAGCGATGACGGCCTGCAGCATGGCCGCCTGCCGCGCGCACTCTCGGTCCTGGTCTTCGACAGCCGCGGCATTGGCAACGGCCATGTCTTGCCGGCCGGGCCGCTGCGCCAGCCCTTTCAGGCGCAGCTGCCGCCGGACCACCTGGTGCTGTACAACGCCGATCGACCGAGCACCGCCCTGCCCGGTTTTCTGGCTCAGCGCATGCTCGCGGGCGCGGTGTCCCTGCAGGACTGGTGGGCCGGCAAGCCAGCGCAGCTCGAACACCTCCAAGCCTTGCGCGGGCGCCCCCTGGCCGCTGCGGCCGGCATGGCTCAGCCAACGCGCTTTTTTGACATGCTCGAGGCCTGCGGCTTGACGCTGCAAGCGCGCCACGCCCTGCCCGACCACTACGATTTCGCCGAGCGCCCCTGGGGCACCGAGCTGGGTGATCTGTTGGTGACTGAAAAGGACGCAGTCAAACTGCGCCCCAGCGAGGCGAGCACCGCAAGCGGCCCGCGCATCTGGGTGGTGGCGCTAGACTTCCGCCCCGAAGCCGCCTTTGCGCAAGCCTTGCACCAGCGATTGAGCACCTTGGGCCTGGCCACCGCCGCAGCCTAG
- a CDS encoding MotA/TolQ/ExbB proton channel family protein, protein MISRISGLFAAIAFAAAMAVSPVQAQEAAASAAAPTEAVAPAAEAAPVAQAAAKPADNPYGLQAMLAHGDMVSKGVLALLLIMSMGSWYILITKLWDTQKLANEAKDVRATFFKKASLAEGVKSLKEASAFRYIAANAIEASEHHEGALTENIDHNTWVSTNIERSVAEVQSRVQTGLGFLATVGSTSPFIGLFGTVWGILQALTAIGVAGQASIDKVAGPVGEALIMTAIGLGVAVPAVLGYNWLVNRNKSVMGQVRAFAGDLHGVLMGNRQVAKR, encoded by the coding sequence ATGATTTCTCGTATTTCCGGCCTGTTCGCCGCCATCGCCTTTGCTGCGGCAATGGCTGTTTCGCCTGTGCAAGCTCAAGAAGCGGCTGCTTCCGCTGCTGCTCCCACTGAGGCTGTCGCTCCTGCTGCTGAAGCTGCCCCCGTGGCGCAAGCCGCTGCCAAGCCTGCAGACAACCCCTACGGCCTGCAAGCCATGCTGGCTCACGGCGACATGGTGTCCAAGGGCGTTCTGGCCCTGCTGCTGATCATGTCCATGGGCAGCTGGTACATCCTGATCACCAAGCTGTGGGACACCCAAAAGCTGGCCAACGAAGCCAAGGACGTGCGCGCCACCTTCTTCAAGAAGGCCAGCCTGGCCGAAGGCGTCAAGAGCCTGAAGGAAGCCAGCGCTTTCCGCTACATCGCCGCCAACGCGATCGAGGCTTCGGAGCACCATGAAGGCGCCCTGACCGAGAACATCGACCACAACACCTGGGTCTCGACCAACATCGAGCGCTCGGTGGCTGAAGTGCAAAGCCGCGTGCAAACCGGTCTGGGCTTCCTGGCGACCGTGGGTTCGACCTCTCCCTTCATCGGTCTGTTCGGTACCGTGTGGGGTATTCTGCAAGCCCTGACCGCCATCGGCGTTGCTGGCCAAGCATCCATCGACAAGGTGGCCGGTCCTGTGGGTGAAGCGCTGATCATGACTGCCATCGGTCTGGGCGTCGCTGTGCCGGCCGTGCTGGGTTACAACTGGCTGGTGAACCGCAACAAGTCGGTGATGGGCCAAGTTCGTGCTTTCGCAGGTGACCTGCACGGCGTCCTGATGGGCAACCGTCAAGTTGCCAAGCGCTAA
- a CDS encoding Trm112 family protein — translation MDNRLLEMLVCPLCKGPLEHLRSPDGGRELICHADRLAFPVRDGIPVMLENEARAYDPDAESHKPVAL, via the coding sequence ATGGATAACCGCCTGTTGGAAATGTTGGTCTGCCCCTTGTGCAAAGGTCCGCTGGAACATCTGCGCAGCCCCGATGGCGGCCGCGAGCTGATTTGCCATGCCGACCGCCTGGCCTTCCCGGTGCGCGATGGCATCCCCGTGATGCTGGAAAACGAGGCGCGCGCCTACGACCCGGACGCCGAGAGCCACAAGCCTGTCGCCCTATGA
- a CDS encoding superoxide dismutase has translation MEHLLPALPYAKDALAPHYSAETLEFHHGKHHNAYVVNLNNLQKGTEFEALSLEEIVKKSSGPIYNNAAQIWNHTFFWNCMKPNGGGAPTGALAEAINAKWGSLDGFKEAFTKSAVGNFGSGWTWLVKKADGSLDIVNTGAAGTPLTTTDTALLTIDVWEHAYYIDYRNLRPKFVETFLNHLVNWDFAAANFA, from the coding sequence ATGGAACATCTGTTGCCCGCACTGCCCTATGCCAAGGACGCCCTGGCCCCTCACTACAGCGCCGAGACGCTGGAGTTCCACCACGGCAAGCACCACAACGCCTACGTGGTCAACCTGAACAATCTGCAAAAGGGCACCGAGTTCGAAGCCCTGAGCCTGGAAGAGATCGTCAAGAAGTCCAGTGGCCCGATCTACAACAACGCCGCCCAAATCTGGAACCACACCTTCTTCTGGAACTGCATGAAGCCCAACGGCGGCGGCGCACCGACCGGCGCTCTGGCCGAGGCCATCAACGCCAAGTGGGGCAGCCTGGATGGCTTCAAGGAAGCCTTCACCAAGAGCGCCGTGGGCAACTTCGGTTCCGGCTGGACCTGGTTGGTGAAGAAGGCCGACGGTAGCCTGGACATCGTCAACACCGGCGCCGCCGGCACGCCGCTGACCACCACCGACACCGCGCTGCTGACCATCGACGTGTGGGAGCATGCCTACTACATCGACTACCGCAATCTGCGTCCCAAGTTCGTGGAGACTTTCCTGAACCATCTGGTCAACTGGGACTTTGCTGCGGCGAATTTCGCCTGA
- the tadA gene encoding tRNA adenosine(34) deaminase TadA yields the protein MSEILLSSSSPAAAVSAADEYAMRIALDQAHNAWLAGEVPVGAVLMRAGQVIATGYNRPITTHDPTAHAEIVALRHAATLLGNYRLPECELFVTLEPCAMCAMAMMHARLKRVVFAAHDPKTGVAGSVLDLFAQPQLNHHTCIQGGVLAEASSKLLREFFAQRRDAARQRRAAARAVAGDSDLPDAIPTGDVTHLDLSSSSEPSPESQP from the coding sequence ATGTCTGAAATCCTCCTCTCCTCTTCCTCGCCCGCCGCTGCGGTTTCCGCCGCCGATGAATACGCCATGCGCATCGCGCTGGATCAGGCCCATAACGCCTGGCTTGCAGGGGAGGTGCCGGTCGGCGCGGTGCTGATGCGCGCCGGCCAGGTGATCGCCACCGGCTACAACCGGCCCATCACCACCCACGACCCCACGGCCCACGCCGAGATCGTGGCCTTGCGCCACGCCGCCACCTTGCTGGGCAACTACCGCCTGCCCGAATGCGAGCTGTTTGTGACACTGGAGCCTTGCGCCATGTGTGCCATGGCCATGATGCATGCCCGGCTCAAGCGGGTGGTGTTCGCCGCCCACGATCCCAAGACCGGCGTGGCCGGTTCGGTGCTGGACTTGTTTGCCCAGCCCCAGCTGAACCACCACACCTGCATCCAGGGCGGGGTGCTGGCCGAGGCCTCGTCCAAGCTGCTGCGCGAGTTTTTCGCGCAGCGCCGTGACGCCGCCCGGCAGCGCCGCGCCGCCGCGCGTGCTGTGGCCGGCGACAGCGATTTGCCCGATGCCATCCCGACCGGCGACGTGACCCATCTCGATCTTTCTTCGTCTTCTGAACCCTCACCGGAATCCCAGCCATGA
- a CDS encoding ExbD/TolR family protein encodes MGMNVGSSSGGDEPEVMMDVNTTPLIDVMLVLIVMLIITIPIQLHSVNLDMPPPAPPIENPKEPVIHTVLIDFDGKVYWDENEMPNHQAVEAKLAEVAAEADQAEVHIKPNKLAEYGAVAAVMASAQRLGVKKMGMVGNEQYVK; translated from the coding sequence ATGGGAATGAATGTAGGTAGCTCCTCCGGTGGCGACGAGCCCGAAGTCATGATGGACGTCAACACCACGCCCTTGATCGACGTGATGTTGGTGTTGATCGTGATGCTGATCATCACGATCCCGATCCAATTGCATTCGGTGAATCTGGATATGCCTCCGCCTGCTCCGCCGATCGAGAATCCGAAAGAGCCGGTGATTCACACGGTGTTGATTGACTTTGATGGCAAGGTGTATTGGGATGAAAACGAAATGCCCAATCACCAGGCCGTAGAAGCGAAGCTGGCTGAAGTTGCTGCTGAGGCAGACCAAGCCGAAGTGCACATCAAGCCCAACAAGCTGGCCGAGTACGGCGCTGTCGCAGCCGTCATGGCTTCCGCTCAGCGACTGGGTGTCAAGAAGATGGGCATGGTCGGCAACGAACAGTACGTCAAGTGA